The Candidatus Bathyarchaeia archaeon DNA segment CGCATTCAAAAGTATATATCGTGAGATTTCCTTGAACCTTTCCTGAATATTCTGGTCCGCCACGTTGTTTATGTAGGGATACAACATTTTTGAAGTCCCAGCCATAGCTGAAAGCGCCAGAATAACCATTAGCGAACACGCAAAGAACGTGTCAATCGAAATCGCAGGCATTCCCTTTTCAACCCTCACTTTATTTCTGTTCTATTAACCAGAAACCGCACTATACATTCCGCCGAGCAAGTTCTGCGAAAGCAAAAGCGAAATGTAAGCCGTGATTACAAGCATTACTGAATATTTGAAGCCCGCAGCAAATGTGCCCTCGTTCACTTTACCTACGAAGAACCCTGAAAGCCAACACTGCAATATTATGCCAATGGAGAAAAGATTCACTTGCAACTGCATAACTCCAAGCGGCACTGATGCTGTAGCGCCTGGAAGTGAAATATTGGTCAAAGCGTAGACTGCCATCGCGACCATCGTGGTTGTTAAAGCTATGAGGACGCTCCATATGAACGCCAATATCACGTAAGGTCTCAGAAGCGACTTCTTGTTGGTTTCAACATCCTTCTGTTTTTCACTGTAATCAGTCAATATCTCTAGTGCCGCTGCTGAGCCACCGCCAATTTTGATTGTTTCAACGAGTATTAAGAAGTTTACAAGCACGTGCCATGTTTGAATTTTCCTTTTGATGTTAACGAACACTTTTCTCAAAGAAACGCCCCATTCCATCTGACTTCTTATTAGGCTTAGGGTTTCAGAGAATTTGCCGTAGCCAGAGCGTTTTGTTGCGTGGATTATGCTTTTTTCTGGTGAAAGCCCGATTTTTCTGGCTTCTGTTACGTCTCTGAGGAAATTTGGCATCGAGTTTTCAGCGTCATTGTTCACTTTGGATATTCTCATGTAAACTATTGTCGGAGGCAACGAAATCGTTAGTAAACAAAGTGTAGTGACGAGTGGAAATATTTCTGGGCTCGTTAGAAATGCAAGCTGTGGCATGAAATATAATGCTGCTATAAAAGCGGAAACCGCTATTAACGGTATTATAGTTGCATAGTAAGGCTGATTGACATTCACTAAGTTACTCTTTCTCTCTGTGTGCGCGATTATCATGAAAATTATTGAAATTATAGGCGTTACAAAGAATATGAGAACGCAGACAATTTCTGTAGACACGCCAGGTGTTCCACTCATTTTCATGGGTTCAAACACTGAAGTTGTTGCGAAGACGATGAAAAGTATGTAGGAGCACAATGTGACTATCAGCATTACTGCGTAGGCTTCTACTAAGGTGCCAAGTCTCTCTATTGAACGAATTGCAGAAGCGCTTTGAACTTCGAATATTGAACGCAGCTTGCTTTTTAAATAGCTTACAACGCTTCCGCCGCTTCTCACCGACGAAACATAGCCCAACAAGAATTCACGGTAACTTTTCGATTTCGTTTTATGCGCTCGTTTATACATTACAGTTAAAGGGTCGTAACCCAGAACTTCTACTTGTCTAACAATTTCTTTGGCTTCTTTCTGAAAATTTGGCAACAAATTCACGTTGCATAGTTTTTTCCAGCTATCGTAGATTGTCACTCCACTGGCAGATAATAAAGTGAATAATAGCGCTGCGAAAGGTAATTCACGGTTAAGTTCGCTTGTGTTCTCTTTGCCGTAAAGATTCAATAGCCAACTGAATATTTTTGGTCTTTTAATTAGAGTCTGCAAGTTTTTCACCACTTTGGCTTTTCTAAAAATTCTTTCTGGAACAACTGCGGATTGTTGTAGTATTTGCTCAAGACTTTGTTGACGCTTCTGTAGTCGCGAATGTTATGCTCGACCATGTGCATGAGTACGCGTTTGCGATATTCTAGTTCGTCTATTAATCGTTCCATCGGAATGTCCAAGCTTGCAGCCATCTTTTTTAGAAGATAACTTTCGTTTAATCTTTCGTTGAACGTGTCCGAAGATGGATTCCAACTGAAAACTTCTTGGAAAGTGTTTGCGTCTTTTATTTCTGAAATGTTTATGAATTTTCTGCTTGAGAGACGTTTTCCAGATTCTAGGAAGACTGGTGTTCTAACGTGTTTTACGTTTATGACGCAGTTCATCAGCGGAATTATGGATGACGGAATGTTCATAGGCGGTTGCGTCAACCTTTTGATTGAGGTGTCAACGTCCTCAGCGTGTAATGTGCATAAGCCACCGTGTCCAGTTGCAAGGGCTTGGAACAGCACGTAAGCTTCTTCTCCACGGATTTCGCCTACGATAATTAGGTCTGGACGGTGTCTTACGGCTGATTTGATTAGATCGTATAGGGTGATTTCGCCTTCGCCTTCAACGCCGAAGCCTGAACGGGCGATGTTTGATGTCCAGTTTTCATGGGGCAGGTTTATCTCTGCAACTTCTTCCACTGAAATTATCTTGTGGTTTGGACGTATGAGACATGCAATTGCGTTTAGAGCTGTTGTTTTTCCAGCACCTGTAGCACCGATAATCATGACTGACATTTTGTTTTCCATAAGAAGCCACAAGTAAGCGGCTATGCTCTCGTTTATGGTTTCGTTTTCAA contains these protein-coding regions:
- a CDS encoding type II/IV secretion system ATPase subunit, yielding MKFNLKLRKNASQKEESFQEMMKEEGEIVEFLDVKKWSIPEGYIEAEYYPLKPPFSYAAIVQNEETLEYLYILDELPLTREERDGYFRLRNILEYELQAPEAEETLNESFRRQIPIILSNHQKQFAGISPVGMRKLLYYLERDVVGYGKIDPLMYDEYVEDIGCGGVGKPIFLWHRKYENIKTNIVFRDEQELDDFVMRIVHKAGKHVSIAFPIVDVTLPEKHRLAISFGKETTPSGTSFTIRKFRKDPFTIIDLIENETINESIAAYLWLLMENKMSVMIIGATGAGKTTALNAIACLIRPNHKIISVEEVAEINLPHENWTSNIARSGFGVEGEGEITLYDLIKSAVRHRPDLIIVGEIRGEEAYVLFQALATGHGGLCTLHAEDVDTSIKRLTQPPMNIPSSIIPLMNCVINVKHVRTPVFLESGKRLSSRKFINISEIKDANTFQEVFSWNPSSDTFNERLNESYLLKKMAASLDIPMERLIDELEYRKRVLMHMVEHNIRDYRSVNKVLSKYYNNPQLFQKEFLEKPKW
- a CDS encoding type II secretion system F family protein, with protein sequence MQTLIKRPKIFSWLLNLYGKENTSELNRELPFAALLFTLLSASGVTIYDSWKKLCNVNLLPNFQKEAKEIVRQVEVLGYDPLTVMYKRAHKTKSKSYREFLLGYVSSVRSGGSVVSYLKSKLRSIFEVQSASAIRSIERLGTLVEAYAVMLIVTLCSYILFIVFATTSVFEPMKMSGTPGVSTEIVCVLIFFVTPIISIIFMIIAHTERKSNLVNVNQPYYATIIPLIAVSAFIAALYFMPQLAFLTSPEIFPLVTTLCLLTISLPPTIVYMRISKVNNDAENSMPNFLRDVTEARKIGLSPEKSIIHATKRSGYGKFSETLSLIRSQMEWGVSLRKVFVNIKRKIQTWHVLVNFLILVETIKIGGGSAAALEILTDYSEKQKDVETNKKSLLRPYVILAFIWSVLIALTTTMVAMAVYALTNISLPGATASVPLGVMQLQVNLFSIGIILQCWLSGFFVGKVNEGTFAAGFKYSVMLVITAYISLLLSQNLLGGMYSAVSG